Proteins found in one Eretmochelys imbricata isolate rEreImb1 chromosome 9, rEreImb1.hap1, whole genome shotgun sequence genomic segment:
- the ARR3 gene encoding arrestin-C — protein MSDGSKVFKKTSPNGKLSIYLGKRDFVDHVGSVEPVDGVVLIDPEYLKDRKVYVILTCAFRYGRDDLDVIGLTFRKDLYVLTTQIYPPVPEQTPTSLTPLQEKLLKKLGEHAYPFTFEMATNLPCSVTLQPGPDDLGKACGVDFEVKGFCAENLEEKIHKRNSVRLVIRKVQFAPVNTGPAPKSETTRQFMMSDKPLHLEASLDKEIYYHGDPITVNININNTTNKIVKKIKISVEQITDVVLYSLDKYTKNVCTEEILETVAANSTFSKSYTVTPSLSSNREKRGLALDGKLKHEDTNLASTTILRPGMDKEVLGILVSYKVKVNLVVSRGGILGDLTSSDVGVEMPVILMHPKPTDEKPRSEEDIVIEEFARQKLQGEKDDEDEKEEAEKDES, from the exons GGTTTTTAAGAAGACCAGTCCCAATGGGAAG TTATCCATCTACTTGGGGAAGAGAGATTTTGTGGACCATGTAGGTTCTGTGGAACCTGTAG ATGGTGTTGTCTTGATTGATCCAGAGTATCTGAAGGATAGAAAAG TGTATGTGATCCTGACTTGTGCATTCCGCTATGGCCGAGACGACCTGGATGTCATTGGCTTGACCTTCAGGAAGGACCTCTATGTCCTGACCACTCAGATTTATCCTCCTGTGCCAGAACAGACACCAACTTCCCTCACTCCTTTGCAGGAAAAGCTGTTGAAGAAGCTGGGCGAGCATGCTTACCCCTTCACTTTCGAG atGGCAACCAACTTGCCCTGTTCAGTCACTCTCCAGCCAGGACCGGACGATCTTGGAAAG GCTTGTGGTGTGGACTTTGAGGTCAAAGGATTTTGTGCTGAAAATCTGGAGGAGAAAATTCACAAGAG GAATTCAGTGCGACTGGTGATCCGAAAGGTCCAGTTTGCCCCAGTAAATACGGGTCCAGCACCAAAGTCAGAGACCACCAGGCAATTCATGATGTCTGACAAGCCCTTACACCTTGAGGCCTCCTTGGATAAGGAG ATCTATTACCATGGAGACCCAATCACTGTCAATATTAATATCAACAACACCACCAACAAGATtgtgaagaaaattaaaatatcag TCGAGCAGATCACAGACGTGGTTCTCTATTCGCTGGACAAATATACAAAGAACGTGTGCACAGAAGAGATACT TGAGACTGTGGCTGCCAATTCCACCTTCTCCAAAAGCTACACAGTGACTCCCAGCCTATCATCCAACCGTGAGAAGCGTGGCCTAGCACTTGACGGCAAGCTCAAACATGAGGACACCAACCTGGCCTCCACCACCAT ACTGAGACCTGGGATGGACAAGGAGGTATTGGGGATCCTGGTGTCCTACAAAGTGAAGGTCAACCTAGTGGTATCCAGAGGAGG CATCCTGGGAGATCTCACTTCAAG TGATGTTGGTGTTGAGATGCCTGTTATTCTGATgcacccaaagcccactgatg AAAAGCCAAG AAG TGAGGAAGACATTGTGATTGAGGAATTTGCTCGCCAAAAACTCCAGGGGGAGAAAGATGATGAAGATGAGAAGGAGGAAGCTGAAAAAGACGAAAGCTAA